A genome region from Schistocerca americana isolate TAMUIC-IGC-003095 chromosome 1, iqSchAmer2.1, whole genome shotgun sequence includes the following:
- the LOC124550880 gene encoding dual specificity protein phosphatase 23-like, with product MAESVDNYCCPPWNFSWIVQNELAGMAWPQTAANIRFLINEGIKHIVTLSPEKKPPVHAFPDIAWTEIPIKEFRSPSITQIKKFIKICELALKKSEPVGVHCRMGRGRTGVMAACYLVRFHDLSPERAITNVRLMRPGSVETYEQEKAVIAYTDYLRSSNELANL from the exons ATGGCAGAATCAGTAGATAATTATTGTTGTCCACCTTGGAACTTTTCGTGGATCGTTCAGAATGAATTAGCTGGAATGGCATGGCCACAGACCGCTGCGAATATTCGTTTCTTGATTAATGAGGGAATAAAACACATTGTAACACTATCTCCAGAGAAGAAACCTCCTGTTCACGCATTTCCAGACATCGCGTGGACAGAAATACCCATAAAAGAATTTCGATCGCCATCGATAACCCAGATTAAAAAGTTTATAAAAATTTGCGAATTAGCCTTAAAAAAGAGTGAG CCAGTAGGTGTCCACTGCCGAATGGGACGAGGAAGAACAGGTGTAATGGCAGCATGTTATCTTGTGAGGTTTCATGATTTATCACCAGAGAGAGCAATAACAAATGTTAGACTCATGCGACCTGGGTCTGTAGAAACATATGAACAAGAAAAAGCTGTTATTGCATACACTGATTATCTTCGCAGCAGTAATGAGCTAGCAAATCTGTAA